TCTGTTCCACCAAATCCTCTCTAAACATACCCTACTTGGGTGCACTCTTCAAGGCTCTTGGGCAACAGGAATCTCAGTTCTTCCCTCCCAGATCTGCACCCTTTTCCTGGAAATCCCTATGTCAGGGCCTGCCCTGCAGCAGGTTGGGTCAAGACAGAGAGGTGTTAAGCTGAGTCTAGATGACACATCGTGTGGGATCACTGCCCTGCAGCTCCGTCATTTGCCTGGCCCTGTGCAAACACTGCTGGTACTTTGTCATACAAAATTTGAACATGAGGCCCCCTAAAACAGATGATGTCACTTGAACCCGCTTGTTGTCCCAGCGTAATCTCATTCCGTTTCATGGATGAGTGAACTTCTCAGGAAATGGGAGCTACTGACTTTTCCCAGGTGCtgcagctccctcctctccctgcgtCGTCGTCTCCGCTTCTCGGCTGGGTGTGTGAGGCAGGGCAGCCCTGCACCCTCCGCCAGCTCGGCTGAGAACTGATGCTCGGAGACGTGGAATGGTTTGTGCAAGATCACCAAACCAGACGTGAAGCAGGACACGTACCCTGCTCTGGTTCCAGGCACTACCTCTTCCCCGTGCCCATCTCTGGAGTTAGAGGAAGCAGCTACCAAAAGTTGTCCTCCTCCTTCTACCTGCACTGGACAAAGAGGAATTCAAACGTGTGGGCTGGGAAATGCAACTCCCTGCCTCGGGCAGAGCAGGGGAGCTGTGGAAGGCAGCAGCATGCAAGGGGGAAGAAAACCAATGTCTCCAATTCCTGCTGTCCTTGGGGTCTTCTTTTGCAGGAATTTGACTTGCAGTTGAAGGCAGGGATCAGAAAATAGAGGCTCTTGTTTTTGTTCCTACCTCCGTGGGCTTGCCCCAAAGCTCCGAGCATCCCACAAATCCCTTCCCAACCTCAGCCACGCAATGAGGTTTGAATCTTCCGAGGAAACTACTCTGCAGGAGAGGCTGTCTTtgaaaaaatgaactaaaaatagAGATTATTGCTTTGACTCAGCCACCTCTAAAATGGATGAGATACAATTTACCTGACTCACAGAATTTCAGTAAGGTAAACTTAAAGAACTCTGAGAGCCTAAAGAAACAGGCATTATAGAAATGTCTGTTAATTATATgtcacaagaggaaaaaaaaaagttctgccaGGTGTCCAGCAGCACTGCAAAGCCACCGATCTGAAGCCCAGGGAAACAGAAACCCTTCCTCGGTCTCATTAAGCTTTGGATTGGGCCCTGAAAGAGAAGTTCAATTAATCCTCCCTTGCAAGTTCAACATATATAATACGCCTTAAGCCTTAAagtcaataatttttaaaatggcacTTTGTAAAATTCtattacaaaaaacccccaataacCTTTGTCCAAAAGGTAACTCGCTTTGTGACTCTGCAAACTGAAAGCTGAAATCTTGAGAAATTACTAATAAGGAAACGAGAGAAttcttaagtaaaataaaatcccaCTTTGCACTTTAACGGAATATATTCATTTTCACTTAGAAGGCATATGGACATTCAGGCACGTTTAAATCGTGttacatttaaatttaaagcgTACCCTTTATTTCAAGGTGATTATACATCGCAGTAATTAAACAAAATGCTCTCAAAACCACCACGTTCCTGTTACTTTTTAAATGCAGGAATTCTTGAAGCACTCGCACAATTTCtagtttttttcctgtaaatcttGTACTTGACCCTCTTTTTCCAGAGGGtagcagggctggggggaagcaGCGGCTAAAACTGGAATTTGGGGAGTTGCTTTTTGCCAGTCGCAATTAGAAGGCTGGATTCCGCGGATAATTAGAATCAAATGCTCCAAATAAATGCTGCAAAACCAGGGCTCGCTTCGAGAGGGGCAGATCTTTTGAAAAAGcggattatttttaaaaaagcggacccacccccccgcccccccaagacCCAAAGGCTCACCCCGAGGTGCCGCATCCTCCTCCGGAGCGGGCAAAGCCTCTGCCCTCCCGGGGAGATGCCCCGGGGCCGGGACCGAGCCCGGAGGTGGGGAGGCTGTGGGGCTCGTTTCGGTTGTTTTCAGCAATTCGCCGTTTTCCTCCGTTATTTGCCCGTTGGAAGGAGCGGGGAGCGCACGGCGGCCCCGGGGGCACCGGGGCTCGGCTGCCGGAGGACTGCACCGGCTGCGGGGGCACACGGGCAGCTCGGGCTCCGCTTGTAACCGGGAGGCACCGGTGCTTCTGCCGCGTCCCGACCCCCCCCCCGACCCACCAGAAATCCCCTCGGAAAAGAGACTTAAAGAAAGGAACCGGGGCACGAGCGTCCCGCCGCACCGGAGCCCCGGGAGGcggtggctgctgctgccgccccaTCCCGGTGCCGCTCCGCACCGCCTCACCGCGGCGGCCCCATCCTggggggcccggggaggggcTCAGCATCCCCCCACCGGTACCCCCCAAAATGGGGCGGCGGCAGGGGGGTCCCTCCGCGCACCGGGCGTATAAAACACATCCAcaccggcgcgggggggggggtccccgctaGTACCGCAACGCACTGAAATCACGGGATAAAATAGTGGGGAGCCCACCCATACCGAAAGAggagcccccccccggccgggccgccTCCCGTCGCCCCCCGGCACCTCTCGGTGGCGGCGGAACGGCGGGAGCGCGGGCAGCGCGGCCACGCCCCCTTATGTAAATGAGGGAGCCCTCTTCACCAATGGGAAGctgcgccgggggcggggccgcttCCCCTCCCCTTAAAGTAACTTGTTGCCGGGGGCCGCGTCCCGCACTGGACGTGgagcgcggagcggcgcggagcggggcgccgGCACGGCTGCAGGACTGcttttggttattttctcttttttttttttttttttttttttcttccccccggctgatttttatgcatttgtgacttttgttttttattcttctaGATTTgctcttttaaagttttttttgttttcgatttttaatcttttttttctcgCTCTTCGGGCGCCCGCGGAGGGGTGCGCGCTCCCCGCCGCTTCGCCCGGGCACATCCTCACCCTCGGGGCGGCTCTGCCCCTcgcccccttcccttccccccccttccccacccccccaccccccccaatgcTCAACATGACCGAGGAGCACGACAAAGCGCTGGAGGCTCCGTGCAGCCCCGCGGGCACCACCAGCTCCATGTCCCACGTGGACTCGGACTCCGACTCGCCTCTGTCCCCCGCCGGCTCCGAGGGGTTGGGCTGCGCccccgcgcccgctccgcgcccccccgggGCCGCTCCTCTGGGCGCTAAGGTGGACGCGGCCGAGG
This portion of the Strix uralensis isolate ZFMK-TIS-50842 chromosome 16, bStrUra1, whole genome shotgun sequence genome encodes:
- the LOC141950862 gene encoding uncharacterized protein LOC141950862; translated protein: MLSPSPGPPGWGRRGEAVRSGTGMGRQQQPPPPGAPVRRDARAPVPFFKSLFRGDFWWVGGGVGTRQKHRCLPVTSGARAARVPPQPVQSSGSRAPVPPGPPCAPRSFQRANNGGKRRIAENNRNEPHSLPTSGLGPGPGASPREGRGFARSGGGCGTSGFPSLKLHTVVLAAKDPEVKAITDPKGMASSFGPRKHACLKTKTSGMEKICQCVVSVQIFYDASNKTKFAFAGSTPHMYMTC